The following proteins are co-located in the Blattabacterium sp. (Blatta orientalis) str. Tarazona genome:
- a CDS encoding prephenate dehydrogenase/arogenate dehydrogenase family protein, translating into MNIGIIGLGLIGGSMSLGLRKYNFGDKYLGTDSNQENALNAVKLGIVDKIIPLQDLLIQSSVIILSIPVDGIEKILPIILNKIRNDTVILDTGSTKYDICNRVFSHPKRSRFVATHPIAGIESSGPISAQSDLFYKKNCIFCDSELSAPDAIYMAERIYSTMKMRRIYLTSKEHDFYISYGSHLPHAISFSLANTVLKKFENKEDIFNNIMGSGLYSTTRLARSNPETWLPIFISNRKNLIQAIDAYMNHLEIFRNYLRNKEFHKIDQYIKKANDIKKKYV; encoded by the coding sequence ATGAATATTGGAATTATAGGATTAGGTTTGATCGGTGGTTCGATGAGTTTAGGGTTACGAAAATACAATTTTGGAGATAAATATCTAGGAACAGACTCTAATCAAGAAAATGCTTTGAATGCCGTAAAACTTGGAATTGTAGATAAAATAATCCCTTTACAGGATCTTCTTATACAATCTTCCGTTATCATTTTATCTATTCCTGTAGATGGGATAGAAAAAATCCTTCCAATTATTCTAAACAAAATCAGGAATGATACAGTTATTTTAGATACTGGATCTACTAAGTATGATATTTGTAATCGGGTTTTTTCTCATCCAAAAAGAAGTCGTTTTGTGGCTACACATCCTATTGCAGGAATTGAAAGTTCTGGACCTATTTCAGCTCAGTCAGATCTTTTTTATAAAAAGAATTGTATTTTTTGCGATTCTGAACTCAGTGCTCCAGATGCGATTTATATGGCAGAAAGAATTTACTCTACTATGAAAATGCGTAGGATTTATTTAACCTCTAAAGAACATGATTTTTATATTTCCTATGGATCTCATTTACCTCATGCCATCTCCTTCTCTTTAGCTAATACAGTTTTAAAAAAATTTGAAAATAAGGAAGATATTTTTAATAATATAATGGGAAGTGGATTGTATTCTACTACACGTTTGGCGAGAAGCAATCCTGAAACGTGGTTACCTATTTTTATTTCTAATAGAAAAAATTTGATTCAAGCTATAGATGCTTATATGAATCATTTAGAAATATTTCGTAACTATTTAAGAAATAAAGAATTTCATAAAATTGATCAGTATATAAAAAAGGCAAACGATATAAAAAAAAAATATGTATAA
- a CDS encoding bifunctional 3-deoxy-7-phosphoheptulonate synthase/chorismate mutase type II, producing MEKDIMNNRIDRSWIEKFDKPLTISGPCSAESEQQIMETARKLDPSYVQVFRAGIWKPRTKPNNFEGIGEQGLKWLKNVKRRTGLMVSTEIANAEHVKLALSFDVDVLWIGARSTASPFTVQEIADSLEGKEDKIILVKNPIHPDIELWIGALERLLGKGIRKLGVIHRGFYTYKTSKYRNQPNWNLLFRFRNLLPRIPVICDPSHICGNKEGILDIAKTAYHFKYDGLMIESHCDPDHAWSDAQQQITPEKLLEMLKQLTGSNTCHEKNQKNLDSLRIFIDEIDENLIALLAERMKISKKLGTFKKAEDITIFQPNRWDSIMKKYLKLGKSLGISEELLEGVFKLLHQESINIQNRI from the coding sequence ATGGAAAAAGATATTATGAATAATAGGATAGACAGGTCTTGGATTGAAAAATTTGATAAACCTCTAACCATATCTGGTCCTTGTAGTGCAGAGAGCGAACAACAAATAATGGAAACCGCTAGAAAGTTAGATCCATCTTATGTACAAGTATTTAGAGCAGGGATATGGAAACCTAGAACTAAACCAAATAATTTTGAAGGGATAGGGGAACAGGGACTTAAATGGCTCAAGAATGTAAAAAGACGTACAGGATTAATGGTTTCTACAGAAATAGCTAATGCAGAACATGTAAAATTGGCGTTATCTTTTGATGTAGATGTTCTTTGGATAGGAGCAAGAAGTACGGCCAGTCCATTTACGGTTCAAGAGATAGCAGATTCTTTAGAAGGGAAAGAAGATAAAATTATTTTAGTAAAAAATCCTATACATCCCGATATAGAATTGTGGATAGGAGCTTTAGAACGTTTGTTAGGAAAAGGGATAAGGAAGTTAGGTGTGATTCACCGTGGTTTTTACACTTATAAAACCTCGAAATACCGTAATCAACCGAACTGGAATCTTTTGTTCAGATTTAGGAATCTTCTTCCTAGAATTCCTGTGATATGTGATCCTTCACATATTTGCGGAAATAAAGAAGGAATTTTAGATATTGCAAAAACTGCTTATCATTTTAAATATGATGGATTGATGATAGAAAGTCATTGTGATCCAGATCATGCATGGAGTGATGCACAACAACAGATTACTCCGGAAAAACTTTTAGAAATGTTAAAACAGTTGACAGGTTCTAATACATGTCATGAGAAAAATCAGAAGAATTTAGATTCTTTAAGAATATTTATTGATGAAATAGATGAAAATCTTATTGCTCTCTTAGCAGAAAGAATGAAAATTTCCAAAAAATTAGGAACCTTTAAGAAAGCCGAAGATATAACGATTTTTCAACCAAATCGATGGGATTCTATTATGAAAAAATATCTAAAATTAGGTAAAAGTTTAGGGATTTCGGAAGAACTCCTTGAAGGGGTTTTCAAACTATTGCATCAAGAATCCATTAATATTCAAAATAGAATCTAA
- the metK gene encoding methionine adenosyltransferase, producing MAYLFTSESVSEGHPDKISDQISDAILDHFLAYDPEAKVAIETLVTTGQIILSGEVNSKTYVNVQKIARDLLRKIGYTKNEYRFNADSCGILSAIQEQSMDLLQGIKSLNKDNQGAGDQGIVFGYAIKETENYMPLSLEMSHHLLRELSSIRNEGEKMPYLRPDAKSQVTLEYSDNNVPIHIHAIVISTQHDEFDTKERMQERIVQDIRNILIPRVKNLFSKEIKKLFTDRTKYYINTTGKFVTGGPHGDTGLTGRKIIVDTYGGKGAHGGGAFSGKDPSKVDRSGAYAARHIAKNLVAAGIADELLIQISYAVGVSEPMGIYVNTYGTSKRELLDEDLVVKIQKIFDLRPYAITKRLKLRQPMYEETAVYGHMGKKPRKVWKCFSDIEGHQKKQEVELFTWEKLDYLPVIKKVFNME from the coding sequence ATGGCTTATTTATTCACTAGCGAATCTGTTTCAGAAGGACATCCTGATAAAATTTCGGACCAGATATCGGATGCGATATTAGATCATTTTTTAGCATATGATCCAGAAGCAAAAGTCGCTATAGAAACTTTAGTGACCACAGGGCAAATCATCTTATCTGGAGAAGTAAATTCTAAAACTTATGTAAATGTTCAGAAAATAGCTCGTGATCTCCTTAGAAAAATTGGATATACTAAAAATGAATACAGGTTCAATGCTGATTCTTGTGGAATACTTTCTGCTATTCAAGAACAGTCTATGGATCTATTACAGGGGATAAAAAGTTTGAATAAAGATAATCAAGGAGCTGGAGATCAAGGAATTGTATTTGGTTACGCCATTAAGGAAACAGAGAATTATATGCCTCTTTCATTAGAGATGTCACATCATCTCCTAAGGGAACTTTCTTCTATACGAAATGAAGGAGAAAAAATGCCTTATTTACGTCCAGACGCTAAATCTCAAGTAACTTTAGAATATTCGGATAATAATGTCCCTATACATATTCACGCGATTGTTATTTCAACTCAACATGATGAATTCGATACAAAAGAAAGAATGCAGGAACGAATAGTTCAAGATATTAGAAATATTTTGATTCCAAGAGTCAAGAATCTCTTCTCTAAGGAGATTAAAAAATTATTTACGGATAGAACAAAATATTACATAAATACTACAGGAAAATTTGTTACTGGAGGACCTCATGGAGATACTGGCCTTACCGGAAGAAAAATCATTGTGGATACTTATGGAGGGAAAGGGGCTCATGGAGGAGGAGCCTTTTCTGGAAAAGATCCTTCTAAAGTGGATAGATCTGGAGCTTATGCTGCTAGACATATTGCTAAAAATCTTGTAGCAGCAGGAATTGCAGATGAATTGTTGATACAAATCTCCTATGCAGTTGGAGTGTCTGAGCCGATGGGGATTTATGTAAATACTTATGGAACCTCTAAAAGAGAACTTCTTGATGAAGATCTTGTAGTAAAGATCCAAAAAATTTTTGATTTACGTCCTTATGCTATTACAAAAAGATTAAAATTACGTCAACCAATGTATGAAGAAACAGCTGTATATGGACATATGGGGAAAAAACCAAGAAAAGTATGGAAATGTTTTTCGGATATAGAAGGTCATCAAAAAAAACAAGAAGTAGAACTGTTTACCTGGGAAAAATTGGATTATTTGCCTGTGATCAAAAAAGTTTTTAACATGGAATAA
- the rpe gene encoding ribulose-phosphate 3-epimerase, whose amino-acid sequence MKRIIAPSLLSADLAFLYRDIKMLNESEADWYHIDIMDSSFVSNISFGSSFVKYVKKYANKNKPMDVHLMIMQPERYIEQFKACGADHLHIHYEACIHLNRTIFSIKESGMKAGIAVNPHTPVYLLQDLIQDIDFVLLMSVNPGFSGQKFIKKTYQKLEDTKDLILKKHSSALIEVDGGVNLENASLLFKNGADILVAGTTIFSNENPQKMIHRMKFGKT is encoded by the coding sequence ATGAAAAGAATTATTGCTCCATCTCTACTTTCAGCAGATTTAGCCTTTCTATATCGTGATATAAAAATGTTGAATGAAAGTGAAGCGGATTGGTACCACATTGATATTATGGATTCCTCTTTTGTTTCTAATATTTCTTTTGGAAGCTCCTTTGTCAAATATGTCAAAAAATATGCCAATAAAAATAAACCCATGGATGTTCATTTAATGATTATGCAACCGGAACGCTACATAGAACAATTTAAAGCATGTGGAGCAGATCACTTACATATTCATTATGAAGCTTGTATTCATTTAAACAGAACTATTTTTTCTATTAAAGAATCTGGAATGAAAGCGGGGATAGCAGTCAATCCTCACACTCCAGTTTATCTGTTACAAGATCTTATTCAAGATATAGATTTCGTTTTGTTAATGAGCGTAAATCCTGGGTTTAGTGGACAAAAGTTTATCAAAAAAACCTATCAAAAACTAGAAGATACTAAAGATTTAATCTTAAAAAAACATTCTTCTGCGCTTATAGAAGTGGATGGAGGGGTGAATTTAGAAAATGCTTCTTTATTGTTCAAAAATGGAGCGGATATCTTAGTAGCAGGAACTACTATTTTTTCTAATGAAAATCCACAAAAAATGATTCATAGAATGAAATTTGGAAAAACTTAA
- a CDS encoding enoyl-ACP reductase, which translates to MSYNLLKGKKGIIFGALDENSIAWKVAERAYEEKASFILTNTPASLRMGKIHELSHKTKSRVIPADATSIADLNFLFDKTLDHFGGKIDFILHSIAMSINIRKGCSYTSINYEFLKKGWEISAVSYHKIMQTAWDKNAMNKWGSIVALTYIASQRSFPHYGDMSDYKSYLESITRNFGYHWGVKKKVRVNTVSQSPTITKAAKSIKGFHKFFLLSEKISPLGNASAQDCANYIITLFSDLTKKVTMQNLYHDGGFSNTGISETMIS; encoded by the coding sequence ATGTCTTACAATTTATTGAAGGGAAAGAAAGGAATTATATTTGGTGCTTTAGATGAAAATTCTATTGCTTGGAAAGTAGCAGAACGTGCTTATGAAGAAAAGGCGTCTTTTATTTTAACAAACACTCCTGCCTCTTTGAGAATGGGGAAAATTCATGAATTATCTCATAAGACAAAATCTAGAGTGATTCCGGCAGATGCTACTTCTATTGCGGATCTTAATTTTTTGTTTGATAAAACTTTAGATCATTTTGGAGGAAAAATAGATTTTATTTTGCATTCCATAGCTATGTCCATAAATATTCGAAAAGGATGTTCTTACACATCTATTAACTATGAATTCTTGAAAAAGGGGTGGGAAATATCTGCCGTTTCCTATCACAAGATCATGCAAACCGCATGGGATAAAAACGCGATGAACAAATGGGGATCTATAGTGGCTCTCACATATATTGCTTCTCAACGGAGTTTTCCTCATTATGGAGATATGTCGGATTATAAGTCCTATCTGGAAAGCATTACACGGAATTTTGGTTATCATTGGGGAGTTAAAAAAAAAGTTAGGGTAAATACAGTTTCACAATCCCCTACTATAACTAAAGCAGCAAAGTCTATTAAAGGGTTTCACAAATTTTTTCTATTATCTGAAAAAATATCCCCTTTAGGAAACGCATCTGCACAAGATTGTGCAAACTATATCATTACACTTTTTTCGGATTTGACAAAAAAAGTGACTATGCAAAATTTGTATCATGATGGAGGTTTTTCTAATACAGGAATTAGTGAAACGATGATTTCTTGA